AGTAATGTCGACCATTATTAACTGAAAACTGAATTAAAATAATGGATTTGTCTAAAAGTCGTATCGGAGATCACTGTTATCTCAAAGATACATAAAATCCTCGATGCATCTTCTGATCTCTGAATTAAAAGAACGCAAATAACATATCACAAGTATTATCTCAAACAATcttctttatattattttagtaTTAATACACAGCAATATATTCGGTAATCATATtctttctataaaaaaaaatcatgattttGAATTATACGGAATTGCGCCTTATTACACGCAACTTACATATCAGTTTATAATGCATAATTTGGATTTATAGTTCATAAATACTTTACTAGATGACACTACTAGTTGATGAAGTTCAAGTtcagataatatttattaccaTCAGAGTAATCAAAATGTTCGTTACAGTTATAATTTCAACCGCAATCAACAGCGATAGCACTGATCTctgaattctttgaaaacatAACCACACAACAACTTGAATTCTAACCTAAAACAGGGTGACTTACAGAGCTATCAAATAAATTGTAGTACGAAATaaaatgagacctcaaaaatttaaacTCCCATTTAACACGGACAGGTAAATATATTTGATTAAGTTGTGAAAGAACCGAGTCGATCTAATTAACACGAAAATAACCCTGGTTCAATTTGTCGAACAGGATAAAACGCATAATTCCTTCAACCAGTTGAAACCCTTTTCTGTAACTGTCAGACCTCATTAAGCTCCATAAATCACCCTTTAATTACCTATTCTGGAAGCTCCGTAGATTCTTCACCCAGGTCTTAATTCCCATCCACAAGTCGACAGCATAAAAGTGTAATCTGCATCTGCGCCGATATGTTTACCTAGTCATGTTACCTACCTTTAAAATCGTTGTTTTTATAGCTTGCCAAATGCAGAGAGGAAAGTCGTTGTCGTCTCTGTGTTTGGAAAATCACATTTTCGTGCCAAAGCATGCAAAACTGAGATGCTCAGTTCCATCCTACAAACGAGTCTTCTAGATGATCCCACGGTGGCTGAGGACGACTTGGTATGGGCTGTAGTACTTTATTATAGACGTGCACTTGCAATACCTTAGTGAGTCCAACGTAAGAAATTCCAGCATTTTTATCTATTCCCTAGTGTGAAATAGAAGGATATCACGATGCGAAAGACCGTGTGGTTTACCTGCACGTTCGAGGACTCCTGGACACTCACACCTTGATCAATGCCTACGATCTGTTCATCGACAAGTGCGAGAGCAAAGATTTCCTAACTGCTTGGGCTCATATGCGAGAAAAATACTCCAGAGCTCTGCTTGTCCTGTTTCACGTTTCCCATGTACTTATACTGACCCATCCCACGCACAGTTTTGATTACAGCTATGTTCACTTGTTTAGAGCACTGGATGTCGTCAGGTTGGTTAATCTCTGCTAAAAAGTAAACTTTGcatcgtgaaattttcaatgtctACAATTTTTGGTATAGGCAGAAGATCTCAGGACAAGTTGGCGAAATTCTAAGTGGAATTCCAGGACTTCCTAAGGATTGGGCTACAAATGTGAGACCTTGTTCACCGCGGGTACTTTTCTACTTTGAAACCTGTCCTTCGATATTCCGGGATTCAGAAGGTGGCAACATTAAAAAGCTTGAACATTCGCTAGAGGATcaaatatatcatatattaAGAAAAAACCGAATAGTCACTAATATTAGGTATAGTCATGGTTCATTAtcaatatcgaaaattttatacagcaaaaaatttctgagtATAATCGCATTTTCTGTTCTTAGCACAAACTCGCTTTTTGCAATCCCAGCGAATCAGGAATTCGTTTATGTTCACACCGGGCCGACTGAATCCAGAGACATCCTGGGTCACATGGTCAGGAAGCTAATTCAAAGCTGCAAAGTAAGCTCAGGTGGTGACACTTCAAGAAGCTTAGCCAGTGTGGACTCTTTATTCCTATCCAATGACTTAGAAGATGgtaaaaatgaccagaaataataaattgtatcaTATGTTTCGTCAAGTATTCTTAAGAATCAAATCTTGGGTATAGTACAGATACAAGTTTGCTTTGACttactttttaaaatcattaattttAGAAACACATACCTTCAAGTCATTCCTTCAACAACACATAAGCTTGGCTTTTGCGAGGGGTTTTGACGATAACGTGGGGCGGCTTGCAGCACCTACTCATTTCCAAGTGAGGACAAGTGTTTCTGAAACTACGGTATCCTCtactagaaaaaataaaattcagttaAATACATGCAGAGTATTATTGAACAGATACCAACGCTGTCCTTGTTCTTCGAAGTTGCAAATAAGCTCATGGATTTCTTTATCAAGAGAATGGACAGGGAAACTTCAACACTGCATCATTTGCTTGACACTGATGTAAAGTTTAGTAAGAGCAGGTGCAGCAAGGTTCTGCCAAGAGCGCTCCAAACGTATCAAGACGGTCTTCCACAACACTACACCAGGTCTGAATTCTGAAACTGTTTGAATACAAGGATTTACTAATTTTGCCTGTAAATTTTCctcaatatatttttgtctATGTTTTCAGAGCATATCACGAAACTAAACTAGCACATGCTATGGCAGTATTTGAGATGCATGCACGCGGCCCACTATTTGAAGAGTTCAGTGAAAAACTACAGCAAGAATGCGACAAGCACTGGCGGGCAGGTAAACAAATGTGCGAGGTGCTTTCATTGACTGGGAATCCTTGCACAAATCCAATTCATAAAGGTGGCAGTGAGGGGGCAGGAGGTGGAGAACAAGTGGAGCCTAGGGATGACGATGGGTAAAATAAAGAGcaatatttcattcataatCAGATTACGTAACACCGAGCTTGAATTCAGATTGGTTAACGACAATCTCAAATCTTTTCTATTTCAAGCAGCGATCTACCAATAATGGAGCATAGCAGTGGCGTAAGATATGTGTGTGCCTGCAACTGCGGCAGATGCCAAGGGCCAAGAGAGGATCCATTCAGCTTAAGGCAGGCCAACtatgattattttcaattattggcCAAACAGTGTGGATGTTCGCAGCTAGAAAGCATACAATTTCCAGTCTTTCAGCCCAGCATACACAATTTCAGGTTGGCACTCTTTCCGATGTAAAGTATCCGAGTctcattgaaattgaaatgactAATCATTCCTTGGCAATTTTCAGACCAGCACAACTATTTCCTACTACAAAGCGAAAAGACTCATTTTCTCGTATTGAGTTATCAGCACCACAGGGGCAAACGCAAGCTTGTAGTCTTGGTGTAAATACACTGCATGGTGAGTACTTGTGTAGATTTTATCAAAAACAGGATCATTGATATCCATCAAGTTCCGAAACAAGAAAagactattattattgaatccctcaagaaatttttcatctgattTCTTGACCTCGATTTATCACATACCCTTACCTTTCCTGTACAGCAGATTCGTCACATATTATACAACATTGTTTTTTTAACGCAACATTTacttttcaaaacaaaaagatGACGTTGCAGTGTTTGGCAGTGGACAGTCAGCGCCTGCCAGTGACTTGATAGCCGATGATGCTCCAAGACTCAGCAACAAAGCTAGTCTCACTCCGGGCGATACAAATGAAGTCCCAGATGCCCACAATGTTGTTATCGAAGTGTGTGATGTAGACTTGGAGAACAACAAAGGTTTGATTACAAAGTGATGATCATAAATTGATAGATGGGTATTGTTATTCAActgcattgcctttcggttcTTCGTTGACAGCAATAATtgcgtatttatttttttagaacCCGAACCGCTACAGTGTTCAACGCCTGAGGTAAGCGATGCAGAAGCTTCAGAAAAGTCCCTTGTTCGACAGCCATCGACAACAGAGTATCTACCAGGTATGCTGCATACAGAATCTCCCATCGGTCTCCTGCCCCAATTCTCCAGCTGGTCACTAGTCTGCCTTGGGCCAAGCAGTCTTTACTCGCACAACCTTGGGCTGCAGCATCAAGCTGGCGTATTGGCGACATCAGCATTTTTGCTACCCTGGGATGTGACGGTCAGGTGAATTGGCGAGAACATTAAGCAatatatttgttaatttaatttctttctaattGTGACGAGGTATTAAAATGCTGTAGACTAGAGCACCAGAAGGAGAGAGGATCTCTGTGGCCAATGGTTGGCGACAATACCAGTCACGGCTACAACCGAggaggtaaaaattttcagaatatgaATTCAATACGCGGTCGTAAATCTAAGGGGGGCAAGGAATTCGTCGTCAAGATATTTGTCGGCGTTGAATATGAGTGTCCACGAGGCCACAGGTTTATGGCATCTGCTCCGGATAAAGTCCTGAAGGCCACTGGAACTGGCATTGTCAAGGACAGCGGAAACAAAGTTACATCCAGCACGGCAGATATGCCTCTATACTTCCCTTGTCCCTGCAGGTACTGTTAATGGACTATTCTTATCGCATTATATTCCGAATGTTCTACTTGATgtatttttgttacaattaAGAATCGTAAAATCAAGGAATCAAACCACCAAATCTATTCTAGGCAAATAAAGCCACTGATGGCACAGTTGATGAGAATACACGTTGTAACGCCCAAGGCCCCGGTCCACGTCACCTTGAATCCACGGGTTCAACCAGGTCCCCCACCTTGTCCGATTTTCGTCACTGGTTGTGAGGAACCGATAAAGTTATCGCAGAGCGCCTACTGGGTCCTCAGACTTCcgtatccttttttttcgccaaCTGTACCGTGAATGttgaatttgtttcaaatgTTCAATCATGATGATTAGATGTGACTCAAGGTGTTCACAGATCAACGATTTTTCCCTTTTACTGGGAATTACTGCAGTcaagttgattaaaaatttttgaaacttttccgcaaaacactttgaattgtttcaatttttttttccatcttatCACACAGTCTATGTATTACCATGCATATTACAGGGTGGCGACAGTTTTgctcaaataaaattccctgacGCTTTCCCACGACCCTTATGTAATGTTGGGCGCTGTTATTTACGACAATCAAGACGTATTGTTATCATACATTTTGATGtttagaggtgaaattttaACATTCTTAACAACTAATGCAGATATGTTTATATGGGCGAAAAGGGGCCTTATTTGGCTCCGAAAGAACCAGTACCTATAGCTCATGGTAGACTTTTAGCTGGAATGTATGGAATCAGTGAAGTTGTTCCAGAAAAGAAATGATCCATGTCACATGAAAATCTGTGAAAGGATACAAATTCAGTACATGGAAAATCTCAACGTGTATTTTAATTCAAACGTGAATACTACCCAGGAGCAAGTAATCGGATTGTTTGTACATTCAAGGCTCTGGAAGTTTAAGTAAATCCAATGCCGAATCCGTGTGTATACGATTGTACACAGGTTGTGTATAGTATTGGGTGATTTTTCCTGTTACTTTTAGTTTAATtccagttttaaaaatttatgattgaAGTAACAGTTTATTACACCAAGCATTTACATGCGCAGCTGGTTCGTAATAAGAACTAATTTATTGGTCTGGCATGATTAAATGTTTCTTGtacagtgaaaataaaaaatatgtattgtatgtaattttttatcaattttctctctctctctctccctctgtttttaacaatattcactaaaaaacaatttgtattttaatgagcgtaaacaatttattttacataagAGGAATACTCTGACATcaaaaaaaagcaataatAAACGacgatgtataataataaataaagtatGAAATGTAAATAATGGGTATTTACAAACATGTAAGTGGCAAAAAAGCTATAACAGAGACAAAGTATTCTTTGCAATCGTTCGTAATCTCTATCCTACAGTGCACTCTATCATTTCAAAGCAGTGCAAATGGCGGGATCATTCTTACTATACAACGTGTAACCGTATGTTCAtccgaaaattttgcacaaacCCAACgtgattcttttatttatcacCATGCTACTTGATATTGAAATCATGAAATGCACTATAGATTTCGTATTATATTTACCATGATAATTCGACTATAATATTCTTCTTTAACTAAGTCCCAAGATAGTTATTAGTAATAGGACATTCCTAATTAACAACGATCCTACATGCTACTGTAAGATTACCTATTTTGATAAGAAATCGTAACGATTGGTAGTAACACGTAGTCATGTACAACTTGCTAACGATACGGTCGATTCTTTACTGGCTTTCAAACATGATTGATTcaatactatatgtatactgcaTATTGATTCAGTCACTTTTCACAAATGCACCGATCAAggtaatttttctgaaaatgcgAGATGCTTGCAGACTTACAGAAACGATCTctgaatgatttttcattcagacgCGAGACGACGACTCATTGTATTCTATTGGAATGTTTTCCACTTGCAAACAAGTCAGAAACCGACCTTAGATCTATGAGATTTCCAACAAAtatctttctttttaaatttctgtaAATAACAGAACGTCCAAAACTGTGCTATTCCGCATTTTCAGAGTCCCCGTACATCGGGCGAATTCCGTCCAAAATACCGTCGAGAGTATTCCTACTGGTAATTGGCTCGGCGTCAAGATTCGTTCGACACGACCAAAGCACTTTGCCTGTCTCCTGTCTTCTCTGACTTGTTTTGTCACCTCGATTTACTCTCGCCGTTCTTTCAAGCATGGAAAATCATAACACATCAACGAGTGCATCGCGTTCGTCAAACAGCAGGTATACATGTTATGCATGTATAACATCAGCCATAGCTCGAAGGTTTGCTTCAGATATATTCATTGGCATTCGCAATCTATAAATGTATTCATAGAGTTTCTCTTTCTTTGACTTAAAcactaattaattaatcctACTGCGCAGGGGGCTGAGGTTCGCTGGGTAGATTTGGATTCGGATAAGGTGGCAAAAATGAGTAATTGGGATATGGTGGTGGCGGTGGATGTGGAAACGGGGGATAATAGTTCGTTGGATGCGTAGGAGGAGGTGGATAGGCCCGGTGCATGTATGGATCGGCTGCCGACGGTGGACCGTGGAAAGCTGAGTAGACTCGGGCGTATTCAGCATCGTACGTCGGCCCAGCAAACGCTGGAGGGTATCCAGGAGCTGTTGAATCATACGTACGACATTATTTCAACGTGCCAAAGTCTACTCTAACGATGTCAGACTTACCACCAGCTGTGTACGCTGAGGACGATCCAGGGGCGGTTGGATAATGCTGCGAATAAGCGTCGTAAGGTCCTGGCGGGTACGGCGCCGGATACCTGGCATTTGTCGGATGACTGAATGCGGTCGGTGCGTGAGTTTCTTCTCTGGTTTTCGCTTCGGGAATATGCGGCTTGACCTTGCTATTTAATTTACTAGCATCGTCCACAGATCTGGGATTTGTACTGACTGGCGGCTGTTGATAGGGAGTTAACGCGGGTGCAGAAATACTCGCAGTTTCTTTGGGCTTCTCGGGTTCGACCCGTGTCTCTTTCGCCGGTTCAGGCGGCGGTCGGAGATTTCCGGTCTGCGGCGATACGCTGGGAAGATATGCCCTGTACGGTGAGGCCAATGAGCGAGATCGCGGATCGGAATAATCGTAGTATCCGGAGTACTGGGAGTAAGGATAAACTTGGGGCGTTGCTTCCGGTACTTTTGGCGGGGTGGGAACGGGTCTGGGCGTCGTTGGTGCCGACGTAATAGTATCAGCTGCGTTATGTGTTCTGTCTAAAACCGGCTGAACAGGCTCAGGCTCTTCTAGTATGATTTCGTCCGTGGTCGAGTCATCCAGCGGCGCCTTATGACTCGGAAAATTGTgtctgtaatttttcaaggatGGTTTTGGCGGCTCAGTTGCGGGCGCAGTCGCTCGACAGAGTTGTTCGCCAGCGGGTGAACATTCTTCTTGAACTTCATTACTGACGCCCGTGTCTTTGTTGTTAATATCTGTAGAGAAGGCCTCGTTTCTGCTCTCCTTTTCTTCGGACGCCTTCTGGGGCGTCGGTTCGGAATCGGCGTTCGACGACCGATTCGAGTCAGTTCGAGTATATTCTGAGTTTGAACCGGCCTCTGCGACAACATCCTCCAATCTTACTTCTTCCACCCTCTGCTCGGTTCTCATCTGACTGTCGGAGGAGTTGGAATTATCACCGAGAGACGAGGAATCTATCGGTTCTTGCTTGACTCTAGGAAGCCGCGAGAGAGAGACCTGGTTAGTGAGGTTTACTTGACTCGAATATGGCTTGGCTGTTGCTGTTGCAATGGGCCTTGGCCTCCTAGCCATCTCTTTATCGGCGAATGGCTTGAAGCCTGCACCACTTGGCGATTTTCCGAGCGGTGGTCGACCAGGTGATGTCGATGACTTTGGAATGATCGATATTGCGGAATTGTTTCTTAACGGAAACCCAACCTCTGTATTCTGCTTCCTTTGCGACAACGAGGAAACACCTGTTGGAGATATTCAAGATATATTAGTATATCTGATAGAGGTTCGATCAaagtataagaaaatattgtaaccCAGCCTGAGTACACAGACAAGCCAACATTGTagagtcaaaaaactgcaatgaAAACTGTGCTTTCTCTCTGAAATGCGAGTACATATAGAATATCACCTTTTTTGGGTTCTTCCTCCCGTTTTTGCTGGTTTAGTTTTAGTGCTGTTCTAATGGCAATGATTTTCCCGGACTCTAGCTGCATGTAAATGCCTTTGGGACTCTTGAGGACCATAACTCGCTGGCCGGCCTTCAGCACAATGCTACCTTTGTCGGGTGAATTTGTTGGAATAACAACATCCAAAGGTAAAGTCATTTCCTGTGCGCTCATTCCCTGTCTCTGCCACACTTCTGCTGGGATCCATCTACTTCCGCCGACAGTTCGGGTCCCTCCAAGTCCCTCAGTACCGCGTTGTTGCATCGGCCTGACAGAGGCCACCGGTTTTGGAGTTCCGCCTACATCTCCTCCTCGTATGGCACGGATCTGAAGGCCTCCCGCTGAAAACAAAGTATAAGTGTTAAACGAAAAATCTTGAATATTTGTTTTGCAGAAAAAGAATGTACGAAAATCACCTCTACTCGCTGTATTTCCTGGAATGTAGTTGTAGCTTGGCCTGGAACAGTTTGCGGCCATTTTTTCAAGTTCGTAGCCGCGTCGCGCCAGCCGTTTTTCAGCCTGGCTCAATTTCTTGTCCTTCCGATCGACGAGGAGACTCTCGTGCCTGAATGGCTGCTTGGTGAGCAGGGATGAGTGCTTCTCTAGAAGACTATGCATAACGGGATCAGCATATCCGTCCTTAGCCTGAGAAAAGTCCTGTACTTGACTGTCCTCCTCCCAGTCCCACGACAATGTTGCTGCCTCCTTGAGCGAGAGATGAGCGTCGGGATTACACTGATCGACGACGCGATCCGCCATTCCTTGTTTGCTGATCTGTCTGTCGTAAATTTTACGCTCTAGACAATTGTCAGTGACTAATCTGTACACAAAACAGGGCTTCTGTTGGCCATATCTATAAACTCTGCATACAGCTTGGGTATCATGGCAAGGGTTCCACGAGGCATCAAAGACAATCGCTCGATTCGCTCCAACCAAGTTTATCCCAAGGGAACCAGCACGTGTTGAAACCAAAAACAAGTGTATCTTTGCATTAGCATTGAACTCGTTGATAAGCTTTTCTCTTTCCAGTGCACTGGTGCTTCCATCCAAGCGATAATAGTTCACATTCTTCATCCAGTCTTCCGTTCTCCCATCTGGATGCTTCAAGCTGTTCCTAGCCAAAAAGTCTTCTACTAAATTGAGAGTGAAAAGTGACTGAGAGAATGCCAAAATTCTATCCCCAAGACGCACCGCCTCCTCCAGGATACAAAAAAAGATGGACATCTTTGCAGATGCGTCAATGAGCCCTGGGACGTAGCCTTTCATGAGATCTGTTgcctgaaacaaaaatattgtagataagtataatgattttatagataagtatcattttttctttcagagtAGTTATTTTCCATCTAAATAAACATGCCGCTTACCCAATCGTACGGAATCCCAGGATCTTCTTTTCCCATGGGTGAACTCTTTGGGTCTTTCTCCTCATCCTTATTCAGAATTTCATCATCAGATTTTTCCTCCCTTTCTTTGTCCAACAAATCATCCCGTTCGCGTTCTTCATCCTTATTCGAGTCAATCTGTCTCATACTATTTGTATTTGGTGTCACGAGCCCATGAACAACATTACGATCATTGTTTTGTGGCTGAGGAGAGGGAGCAATGGGATCGACCCGATTTGGATCTGTATTAGCAGGGTAGCCTTGAGAAGCAGGGGTAATATTCCGTGTTGAGTTCTGATTCTGGGCAGTAATGTTGTTTCCATCTTTGTTCCCCTCTTCAAAATTGCTCTTAGCTTGCACTGGGCCAGAGTTTCCAATCGGTCCTCGACTAGCCATTTTTCCATCATTATTCCTTACTCCCTCCATCCCCGGAGTTTGATTATACTCATATCTCTGACCCTGAAATCCTTGTGacggataataattattctggTATCTATTTGTTACAGTCCCAGTATAGTAAGGGTCTCCGCTAGCATCTTGCCTGAAATTTTGAGTATAATTATTCTGCTGCCAGTAGGGATCCTCAGACTTGAATTGGCCAATTTGATTAGCATGGGTTCCAGTCCCCGAAGAATAGTTGGTCACGTTCTGGGTCTGTGCCGCTTCATGATTGGCTGGATAAGCTGTGGTCTGATTCCCAGCAGGATTCCTGTTTTGCTGATCAGCATTATAATCATGAGATTGAGTCTGATTCTGGGGACGTACAAAATTTTGAGACTGATTATCTGTTCGTGGAAATATCTGGGCCGTCTGATTTGATGCATTTTGGTTCTGCTGGTTGGGTGTATAGTTTTGTCCTTGGCTTTGTGTCGgcgttggaaaattttgatttcccGAGCTATCACTTCGTGGATAAATTTGTTGATTGACTTGATTCGACGAAGGGGTGTAACCCGGAACAGGATTCGTTGTTGGGTATGTCGGGTATTCTGACATAGTTGACAAACCAGAAGACTGATTAGATGACTGAGTCTGATAGCTTTGTGAATAATTTGATCCCAAGTTCGGGGTAGCCGTGTAATTTCGAGTCTGATCCTGGTATGGATAACACTGTGTCTGGTAAAGAGAAGACGCGTTATACGTGTTCCCTGAAGTGGTATCTGTGCGATACTCTGCATTGTGAGAGCTTGGCGGGTTGTAGTTCTGCGTCTGACTTCCAGTAAGTTGATCATTCCCCGAAAGATAGTTTTGGGCCGGGTTTTGGTACCCCTGAGGATTATTGTACCCAGAGCCTTGAGGAAACGTTTGAAAAGACGGGTTTGTGTAACGTTGTTGTCcctgatttgaataaaactcCCCATATTCTCCTTGCTGTGCATTATTTGTCCCTCGGTAATAATTGCTCTGTTCATTCTGTTGTCGATAGTTTTGTCCTTGCCTACAATCATAATCTGAATTCCTAGTATACCCCTGGGGGTATGTATTGGGAACAGCAGGGTTGGAGTAAGCTGTGTTTGGCGGCTGCTGCATCGGGTAGTTCTGATAATTTCCTGTTTGATTCGGATTTTGGTTTCGATTTTCACCTTCTGCTATATCGTTACTAGACGAAGAGGAAGAGTTTGGCTGGACACTTGCAGCAGGCTTGTTTTTAATAGTTGCGTTCGCTTTCTTACCCTTTTTAGATTCTCCCTTAGTCTGGCGTGCTTTGGTGCGTTTGGTACCTGGAGCAGGTTTCTCCCCCATGGTTTCTTCGAGGTCCAAATCATCTTCTTCATTGGCCTGGCGTTTCTTAAGAAAGTGATACAAGACATCAGGGTGATTCCATATTTTACAGCACACAGCGAATGCTTTGAGGGGATTGGGAACTGCCCTTGTCTTCACAACTTGTGTCATGAAGGTATCGTAAAGCTTGCGCTGATGCGGTGTCATTCTGACAAGAAGGATATACTCTTCCTTTCGCGGAAGCGATATCTGCAACACTGAGTGAGATCTACGCTGGACGAATCCCTCCAATAAAGCATGTAAGACATGTGCCCTGTAACGCATAAGCCGTATATCTTGTGGGGTAGAATCAATGCACTGTCCATTCTGAATAGGACGCTCAAACATGTTGCAGAACTCACTTTTTGTACCAAGGTAGTTAGGTCTAACAAAATCTACCATGCACCAATACTCAAGTAGATTATTTTGCAGGGGATACCCGGTGAGCACAATTCTACGTTTGGTTCGCATCTGCTTTAGAGCAAGGCTAATACTGgcgtgagaattttttatacggtGGCCCTCGTCGCATATCACGAGATCTGGCCCAGGACTGACTAGAGCTGAGTGCATATCGTCGAGAAGACCTTTGTTCTTGTCATCTTCCTCAACATCCACCATGTCCTTGAATGCCTGTCCGCGTTTTCGCTTGGCTTTGTTCGGCTTCTT
The genomic region above belongs to Diprion similis isolate iyDipSimi1 chromosome 8, iyDipSimi1.1, whole genome shotgun sequence and contains:
- the LOC124408657 gene encoding uncharacterized protein LOC124408657 isoform X2 yields the protein MDEDPATNMSNSDMDSFLTRIGDVTIERVNPGRSSKESAEQSDPSGLPPGSNSPANITGNDESSEESEVESFDREQEKGQDNFPDEEIERIHSEGSGDDMDLDETIDSQIGVRLDHEKQQTLLEDEEDIEGVNILDSLPLEGAPIEGQEVTEADLLGKSVSKEMDEAECDEDEIEKMDDNVDDEDDEGEGSKRLCDPENPDSSKKKQKKGDQSDSSGPECETKVEKKISNMRRNIREVMDENQLDEATLAAQRQEMERLRRVQEQQRIIREVQRQIAINRQNSKTQTRVISLLQGKQSQSGTTISPSSSSQVRLPNTVLLKLNSGSGSGSGSGSATGPGTGQGTHSSSAAQATQQQQRKALEAARWQKGRSTLPGVQTSISRVPNRSGNANLLQQRIRMMTPSVSISPVVPKKEPVDNRSEYYSESEVSDIEADEALREKQMHTLRKVSGMPRTQKPAKGKDVVTISSSSESSDDDCIVLSDPSGGEETDNEDDPSNSGMHTNDRYNVPDEHGRVLVNVGHPETEPDVFLAPQVARIIKPHQIGGIRFLYDNIVESIERYKTSSGFGCILAHSMGLGKTLQVASFCDVFFRCTTAKTVLCIMPINTLQNWLAEFNMWLPYEANVPADEQTIPKSESQPHVKQEIKEENGAHNDASRISMQSNPEFAPRMPQDNTCNQPIIDSTTPHQGYDPLSALQCRAQENIHKDPTGDPNFHYRNEMSMNMMYGNHSTVVPTFDRDPAKSELDYQGLAKPAPSPGPMYPSSYSCNMMGVDREIKQEFAPTTESVIKTDGSGTTEGADEVKKEENGGTLGTAKEVPAAGTTEKKEVERVKTPYSVDSPIGLELRPRHFQLHILNDSHKSMAARARVIQDWQKKGGVLLIGYELYRQLSLKKPNKAKRKRGQAFKDMVDVEEDDKNKGLLDDMHSALVSPGPDLVICDEGHRIKNSHASISLALKQMRTKRRIVLTGYPLQNNLLEYWCMVDFVRPNYLGTKSEFCNMFERPIQNGQCIDSTPQDIRLMRYRAHVLHALLEGFVQRRSHSVLQISLPRKEEYILLVRMTPHQRKLYDTFMTQVVKTRAVPNPLKAFAVCCKIWNHPDVLYHFLKKRQANEEDDLDLEETMGEKPAPGTKRTKARQTKGESKKGKKANATIKNKPAASVQPNSSSSSSNDIAEGENRNQNPNQTGNYQNYPMQQPPNTAYSNPAVPNTYPQGYTRNSDYDCRQGQNYRQQNEQSNYYRGTNNAQQGEYGEFYSNQGQQRYTNPSFQTFPQGSGYNNPQGYQNPAQNYLSGNDQLTGSQTQNYNPPSSHNAEYRTDTTSGNTYNASSLYQTQCYPYQDQTRNYTATPNLGSNYSQSYQTQSSNQSSGLSTMSEYPTYPTTNPVPGYTPSSNQVNQQIYPRSDSSGNQNFPTPTQSQGQNYTPNQQNQNASNQTAQIFPRTDNQSQNFVRPQNQTQSHDYNADQQNRNPAGNQTTAYPANHEAAQTQNVTNYSSGTGTHANQIGQFKSEDPYWQQNNYTQNFRQDASGDPYYTGTVTNRYQNNYYPSQGFQGQRYEYNQTPGMEGVRNNDGKMASRGPIGNSGPVQAKSNFEEGNKDGNNITAQNQNSTRNITPASQGYPANTDPNRVDPIAPSPQPQNNDRNVVHGLVTPNTNSMRQIDSNKDEERERDDLLDKEREEKSDDEILNKDEEKDPKSSPMGKEDPGIPYDWATDLMKGYVPGLIDASAKMSIFFCILEEAVRLGDRILAFSQSLFTLNLVEDFLARNSLKHPDGRTEDWMKNVNYYRLDGSTSALEREKLINEFNANAKIHLFLVSTRAGSLGINLVGANRAIVFDASWNPCHDTQAVCRVYRYGQQKPCFVYRLVTDNCLERKIYDRQISKQGMADRVVDQCNPDAHLSLKEAATLSWDWEEDSQVQDFSQAKDGYADPVMHSLLEKHSSLLTKQPFRHESLLVDRKDKKLSQAEKRLARRGYELEKMAANCSRPSYNYIPGNTASRAGGLQIRAIRGGDVGGTPKPVASVRPMQQRGTEGLGGTRTVGGSRWIPAEVWQRQGMSAQEMTLPLDVVIPTNSPDKGSIVLKAGQRVMVLKSPKGIYMQLESGKIIAIRTALKLNQQKREEEPKKRCFLVVAKEAEYRGWVSVKKQFRNIDHSKVIDITWSTTARKIAKWCRLQAIRR